Within the Tessaracoccus flavescens genome, the region CGCGAGAGCGGCGAGCATCGTCGCCCGGAACTCGCCGTCCGCCGTCGAGAGGTCGATCTCGCCGTCCACGGTGACGACGCGCAGGCCGAGGTCGATCAGCGTGTTCAGGTCCTTCGTGCTGCGCAGGAGGCGGTCCATGTCCACGGCGACGACCATCGAGAACCTGCCCGCGCGGGCGTCGTCCAGCATCTCGGCCCACCGGGTGCCAGCGCGGCGCTTCTTCGTCGCCGACACAGCGTTGTCGTCGTAGACCTCGACGACCTCCCAGTCCTTGGCCTCGGCGAGAGCCCTGATCTTCCGCAACTGGGTCTCGACCGTCCACCGGTCGCCCTTGCGATCCATCGAGGCGCGGACGTACGCGGCGACCTCGTTCGTCTTCCTCAGCGATACCAGTTCAACCATGCAACCAAGCTTACGTGAACGAGTGTTGCAACCGCGATATACGCTATGAGAACCCCCTCTACCTCGCCGAGGAGGCCGGTGCGCTAGACCTGCTCTCCGACGGAAGGCTCGCGCTGGGTGTGAGCCGGGGATCGCCGGAGACGGCGCTGCGCGGCTACGAGGCCTTCGGTTACACCGGGTCAAGCGACCCGAGGGGCGCCGATCTCGCCCGCGACAAGTTCGACCTCTTCTGGCAGGCGATCAACGGCCAGAAGCTCGTCGACGGTGATCCGCGCATGACGCCGCAGGGCAGCCGGCTCGCGATCGAACCGCTCTCCGAGTCGCTCCCGGAGCACGTCTGGTGGGGAAGCGGCACCCGCAGCACGGCCGAATGGGCCGGGCGGATGGGCCTCAACCTGATGAGCTCCACCCTGCTCACCGAGACCACCGGCCAGCCGTTCCATGAGCTGCAGGCCGAGCAGATCGAGGCGTTCCGGCAGGCCTACCGCGAGGCCGGACACACCGGCTCGCCGCGGGTCTCGGTCAGCAGGAGCATCTTCCCGCTGACGAACGAGATCGACCGCCGCTACTTCGGCGACGGGCGCGACGAGGGATCCGACCAGGTGGGCATCATCGACGGCTTCCAGTCGACGTTCGGCAAGACCTACGCCGCCGAACCCGACCAGTTGATCGAACAGCTCAAGGCCGACTCGGCCGTCCAGGCCGCCGACACGGTGATGCTGACGGTGCCGAACCAGCTCGGCGTCGCCTACAACCTGCACGTGCTGGAGTCCTTCGCCAAGCACGTCGCCCCGGCGCTCGGCTGGAAGCCGAACACCGAGGGCCCGGTCCTCGGCGACCCGGTCGCCTGAGTTCCGCCCGCCGCGGTCTGTCCCGCGGCGGGCGTCTCCATCCCCAAGACTGGCGGTGGCGACGACCCCCTGAAGCGCCCCTCGCCCAAGCTGCCACCATGTCTCAGTCCGAACCAACGCCGGCGAACGCAGCGCATTGTCCCCCGCCTGACAGGACTGGTCGGGATCCTCAGCGGGCTGTTGATCCTCTTCGGTGGGATCACCCTGCGCTCCACGCCGACCTCCTGCGCCGCTGACGCGGACCGAAGTCTCCTGAGCGCAGAGGTGCCCGCCCCATGTGGGACGGGCACCTCTGTGTCTTCTGGCAGGTCAGGAGTTCTTGAACCTCACGATGTTGTTGAGGATCTCCTTCCTCTCCCACCGGTAGGCGTAGGTTCCATCGGCCTTCCTGGAGGCCGCGATCACGTCCGCCGTGATGTAGGAGCGGCAGCCGCCTCGACCGGTGGCCGCGGTGTCGCACTCGGTGCGCCACTTGCGTCCGTCGGCCGCCGTCCAGCTGGTGTTGTTGGCGAGCGGGTTCGAGCCCCACTGCTGGCGGGTCATGCCCGGCAGGTAGGTGAGGTTGTTGAACACCCAGCCGTTGCTGACGACGAACTTGCCGTCGACGTCATCGACGGTGGTGGCCCAGATCTGGGTGCGGCAGCGGGTGGTCTGCGAGTACTTCTCACAGGTGGTCAGCCACTTGCGCCCGTTGACCGTGTGGTAGCCCGGCGTGTTGTACACGTCCGGCACGATTGGCTTCTGGGTCGGCACCGGCTTGGTCGGAACCGGCTTGGTCGGCGTGGGCTTCACGCTCGGCGGCGGGGGAGCGGCACGCAGCTGGAAGACCTTCGAGGTCCACGACTGGGTGCCGCCGTCGCCGTCAGGCTCCTCGGCCGTGAAGCGCAGGACGTACTGGCCTGCCGGGGCGTCCGCCATGAGGCCCTTGTCGTTCTTCAGAC harbors:
- a CDS encoding LLM class flavin-dependent oxidoreductase, producing MNECCNRDIRYENPLYLAEEAGALDLLSDGRLALGVSRGSPETALRGYEAFGYTGSSDPRGADLARDKFDLFWQAINGQKLVDGDPRMTPQGSRLAIEPLSESLPEHVWWGSGTRSTAEWAGRMGLNLMSSTLLTETTGQPFHELQAEQIEAFRQAYREAGHTGSPRVSVSRSIFPLTNEIDRRYFGDGRDEGSDQVGIIDGFQSTFGKTYAAEPDQLIEQLKADSAVQAADTVMLTVPNQLGVAYNLHVLESFAKHVAPALGWKPNTEGPVLGDPVA